The genomic interval GTGCTCCGCACCGTGTCGGCCTTGGGGCAATGATGGTGCCGTCGGTCTCCCCGCGCGGGGACGGGGCAGCGCCTATCCCCGCCCCGAAGACCGCAGGTTAACGCCAAACAACAAGCCGCCGCCACGGGGTTCCGTGGCGGCGGCGTCTTTTTTTCAGGGCTTCCCCCCGACGGCGCGGGCCGTCAGAGGGCGAGCATGAAGCTGACGAGGTCTTCCTTTTCCTGGGCCGTCAGTTTGAGGCCCTGGATGATGTTGAAGAACTCGACGGTGTCGGCCAGCGTGAGGAGGCGGGCGTCGTGCATGTAGGGCGGTGACTCCTTGATGCCGCGCAGGGGGAAGGTCTTGATGGGGCCGTCGGCACCGGCCATCATGCCGTTGATCATGCGCGGCTTGTAGAAGCGCTCGGCCTTGAGGTTGTGCATGGTGTTGTCGGTGTAGTAGGGGGCGGGGTGGCACTCGGCGCAGCGGGCCTTGCCGAAGAAGACCTCCTGTCCCCGCATCTCCGACTCCGTCGCCTTGGAGGCGTCCAGCTTGCCGTAGATGTCGAGCTTCGGCGCGGGCGGGAAGTCGAGGAGCGACTCAAACTCCGCCATGAAATGAACCTGGCTGCCGCGCTCCAGCGCGTTCACGCCCTTCTTCGCCGCCAGGACGTGGTCGCCGTCAAAATAGGCGGCGCGCTGCTCGAACTCCGTGAAGTCCTCGATGGACTTCAGGGCGCGCTGCGAGCCGAAGATGCGCTGGACGTTGACACCGCGCAGGGGCGGGGTCTCGATGCGGTGCCTGAACTCCTGCGGGCGGATGTCGCCGACGAGGTGGGTGGCCGAGTTGGTGTGGCCGTTCACGTGGCAGTCAAAGCAGGTCACGCCGCGGCTGGGCAGGGCGGACCGGCGGTCCTCGGTCTGGTTGAACTGCTGCTGCGGGAACGGGGTGACGAGCAGGCGCAGGCCCTCGATCTGCTTGGGGTTGAGGATGCCGTTGAACAGCTCGTAGTAGTTCATCAGCGTGACCACCTGTCCCTGGGACACGTCGCCGAGGTCCGGGCGCGTGGTCAGGTAGATGGCCGGCGGGTATTCGGGCAGGAAGTGGTCGGGGAGGTCAAAGTCCAGGTCGAAGCGGGTGAGGTCCCGCTGCTCCTGGCGGTTGATCTCGTCAATCACATACTGCGGGAAGAGCATGCCGCCCTCGGGGTGGTTGGGGAACGGGAGGGGCA from Candidatus Hydrogenedentota bacterium carries:
- a CDS encoding cytochrome B6, with translation MKPQRIAAGALLAVLAACVSGAVFAADAVPSSYSPAVITEPFASIMERMAAAKPEINARHQALLEERYDLGDAPQDGAAMSRGKAVQGGVRVKLPAGVTWERLAEMTPEEIREKDLFPAGFLPLPFPNHPEGGMLFPQYVIDEINRQEQRDLTRFDLDFDLPDHFLPEYPPAIYLTTRPDLGDVSQGQVVTLMNYYELFNGILNPKQIEGLRLLVTPFPQQQFNQTEDRRSALPSRGVTCFDCHVNGHTNSATHLVGDIRPQEFRHRIETPPLRGVNVQRIFGSQRALKSIEDFTEFEQRAAYFDGDHVLAAKKGVNALERGSQVHFMAEFESLLDFPPAPKLDIYGKLDASKATESEMRGQEVFFGKARCAECHPAPYYTDNTMHNLKAERFYKPRMINGMMAGADGPIKTFPLRGIKESPPYMHDARLLTLADTVEFFNIIQGLKLTAQEKEDLVSFMLAL